ccattagctctacaTAAGTAACAAATTCCTCGCTGAAATGAGTAACTAACTTGCTTTTCTAGCCTGGAGCTAAATGTTATCCAAACACACCAACTGCGGgcagaataaatctgaaattttaaacattccccttaaacaagaGGACAAAAAGATATATATTCATATTGATTGCATTTGCACCATCACGTACTTTGTGCAGAAACCTGAACTCTCCTTCCCAAAAGGCCGTTGAGATTGTCTTGGAAAGACAGATTTTTATTGGCTATTAACATTTATAGAACCAAGGCGGGTAGATGGCGTTAAGTTACAGATCAACCCATGAgcaactgaatggtggagcagattcgaggggctgaaaggcctcctcacATTGTTACATTGCTAAGTTCCTCACCTTTCATGATGACTGCATCTTGCAATTGTTACTCAACGTCTTAATCAATGGTTTGGGTGGCTCGGTGATTCTTTACTCTGGCCAATGAGTCTCATCAGATCTCCCACTGTGCTGGGGCATTGAGTGGGGCAGCACTAAGGGAGCAGATTAGACATCTATACCTTCTCTATCTCCTCCTTCAGATCTATCGAGATGCGGCTGTGGTACTGATGGTGATCATCATTCTCATCGTCCTGATGATGGTGCAGTTactgctctccccatacacccacCAAATGAACAGGAAGGTCCGGATCTCCACTGGGGCAGTCGGAGCCGCTAACAACCCGGAGGCGGGCTGGGTCGACTCATGCAGGTAGCCGGGCGAAGCGACAGGGACACCAGCTCCTCCTGTAGGTAGCTGGGGGAATAGCAGGCACTGCAGCACCCCCTGTAGGTAGCTGGGGACATAGCAGGCTCTTCAGCTCCCCCTGTAGGTACCTGGGGGAATAGTAGGCTATTCCGCTCCCCCTGTAGATACCTGGGAGAATAGCAGGCTCTGCAACACCCCCTGTAGGTACCTAGGGGAATAACAGGCTCTTCAGCACCTTCTGTAGGTAGCTGGGGGAATTGCAGGCTTTGCAGCGCCACCTGTAGGTAGCTTGCAGAATAGCAGGCTCTGCAGCTCCCCCTGTCGGTACCTGGGAGAATAGAAGGCTCTGCAGCGCCCCCTGTAGGTAGCTGGGGGAATAGCAGGCTTTGCAGCGCCCCCTGTAGGTACCTGCAGGAATAGCAGACTCTGCAACTCCCCCTGTAGATAcctgggggaatagcagggtccaCAGCACCCCCTGAAGATACCTGGATGAACAGTAGGGTCCGCAGCACCGCCTGTAGTAACCTGGGTGAACAGCAGGCTCTACAGCGCCCCCTGGAGGTATCTGAATGAACAGTAGGGTCCACAGCGCCCCCTGGAGGTACCTGGTTGAATAGCAGAGTTTGCAGTGCCCCTATAGGAAGCTGGGGGGATAGCTGGCTCTGCAGTGCCAGCTGGCAGGGGAAGTCAAAGGATTGTAATGCCTCCTGTAGGTATTTGCGGTCAAAGAGGTGGTTGCAACAGACCCTGAAGGAACTTGTGGGATTGGCTGCAGGTACGCGGGAGTGATGAAGATCAGCAGTTGTTTGTCTAATGTCTGAGTTGTGAGGCCCCGTTGTGAGCTAACTCACTCCTATACTCCCTGTTCCATTCCCAGTCTCGTCCTCGTCGAGAGTATTCCGGAAGGGCTGCACTTTGGGCCTAACTCCACCAGGAATCCATCCATTTTTGAGGGCTGGATGAAGTTGCTGGGCGAGGCGGAGCAAAGCATCGACATTGCCTCCTTCTATTGGACAATGcagaacaatgacacacacacctcAGAACCTACAGCCAATCAGGTACGGCCCAGTtcagtgtcgctcaccctcgcgttggaggcagttcaggaagGGTTaactgggctgattcctgggatgaagaggttgCCCCATGAGGATAGACTGAGCAAGATGGACCTATTcctaatggagtttagaagattcaggggtgatcttattggaaTATTTCAGATTCTGAGggtgtttgatagggtagatgctgaaataATGTGTCTTCTCAGGGggcaatccagaaccaggggacacagtttcaaaataaggggttctctcattgaaggtaggaatgaggagaaatttgttcatTCAGACGTTCATTAGTCTTTGCAATCTTCTCCTCCAGGGAGCAAtgaccattagaccataagatataagagtgaaattaggccattcggcccatcaggtttgctccgccattcgatcatggctgatatgtttctcaaccccattctcccaccttttccccgtaacctttgatcgccttaccaatcaaggacctatctatctctgtcttaaatacactcaatgacctggcctccacagccctctgtggcaattaatccccagattcaccactctctggatgaagaaattcctcctcatctcggttctaaagggtcgtcccttcaatctgaggctgtgccctctgattcgggtctctccaactaatggaaacatctccccccacgtccactcaatccaggcctttCACGCTtttctaagtttcaatgagatccccccccctcatccttctaaactccatcgagtacagacccagagtcctcaaacactcctcagtcgtcaagcttttcattcctgggatcattctcgtgaacctcctgtGGACCCTATCcagggtcagcacatccttccatcCTTAGATACGGTCATGATTGgttattgaatacattcaagtttGAATTAAATAGCTATTTGATCGACATGGGAGTCAGGGGGTAGGCAGgagaaaggagttgaggccatagtcagatcagccatgatcttattgaatggtggagcaggttcgaggggccgaatggcctactcctgctcctagttcttatggtctTTTGATCACTCTTCAATATTCAAATTATACTCAATAATCGAACGTGTAAATCTCCCCGTACCCGCTTCCAGATTGACCTCTGCTAGAGGTTACAAGGTCATTCCAGGAATACCTCACTCACGAGACAGGCAGCAGTGAACCTTGTCCAAAACCCCCCTCACCTGGAATAATTCCCATCCTTTTTGGTTCAGAATTGGCCGGACATTCCTAATTTGGAATCCTGCCCCCCTACTCACCCCTCTCTTCTCGCAACCCCCCCAGTCTCCACCCCCAACGCCCTATGCTGGCATTGGGAATGGGATCACCACCTGTCTGTGCCTGGAgctccccccaccatccctcctATCCTGAGACACATGAGGAGCAATGATAAACCATTAGAGTACCACAAAGCTTACAGAAAATGACATCAAATATCAGGTTAGTTACCAgacagcaattttttttttcattcattcatgggacacgggcgtcactggctcggccagcatttatttcccatccctagtggcccttggagggcagttgagagtcaaccacattgttgtggctctggagtcacatgtaggccagaccgggtaaggacggcagatttcctgccctaaaggacattagtgaaccagatggggttttccgacaatcaacaatggttatcagtggattcttaattccagatttttattgaattcagatttcatcatctgccgtggcgggattcgaacccgggtccccagaacattaccctgggttactagtccagtgacaagaccactacaccactgtctcccagTATGAATGATCTAGTGATATCACTAGGCCAATAGCAGCTGGCAGGGATTAAATTCAAtttattaataaatctggaattgaatacTCGACCACAGTAATGGTGTCCATAAGcagttgttgtaaaaaaaaaacccatctgattcactaatgtcctttagcgaaggaaatctgccgtccttacccggtctggcctacatgtgactccagagccacagcaatgtggttgactgtaaaCTACCCTCTGAAACGGCCGAGCAAGAGACTCGgttaatgctggccttgccagcgacgtccaagtcccatgaatgaataaaagactaAAAAGTGTTATGCTAAAGTATGTGGGCTGCGTAGaacccttgcagtgcagaaggaggccattcggcccatcgagtcagcaccaactctccgacagaacatcccacccaggccctagccccagaactttatgtatttacccagctaatccccctaacctacacatctcgaggcactaagcggcaatttagcatggccgatcaacataacctgcacatggcacagtggttagcactgctgcctcacagcaccagggacccgggttcgattcccggattgggtgactatctgtgcagagtctgcacgttctccccgtgtctgcgtggggttcctccgggtgctccagtttcctcccacagtctgaaagacatactggttaggtgcactggccgtgctaaattctccctcagtgtacctgaacaggcgccggagtgtggcgactaggggattttcacagtaacttcattgcagtgttaatgtaagcctacttgtgacactaataaataaactttaaacatcataCAGgaaaagtcgccacagtccaaggtgaccagaggctgcttgcccctttgaggaggagagctgactggtggccatttaacctgaggatcaccacgccTTAGATGAGGGGCagagttgagaaggtggggccgtTTGAAATGCCTCAGCCGGtgtgggaattggggggggggggtgtttcttCTCCACAGAAACctcccctctctccacctcccgtCTATTGAATAGCTCTGTTGTAGAGAGGGGGCACACCACCAGCTTCCccaagatacagtaagaagtctcacaacaccaggttaaagcccagcaggtttatttggaatcacaagcttttggagcgctggtgaatcacctgatgaaggagcagcactccgaaagctcgtgctaccgaatagacctgttggactttaacctggtgttgtgagacttcttattgtgtttacgtcagttcaacgccagcatctccatctcATGTTCCCCAAGGTAAGCAGGGGCCCAGCCttcgacgcccacatcccaaagGTCatctttttttccaaaaaaaggGTCGATCTCTGTTGTCTCTCTTCATTCCTCCAGCCGGAGTGAATCACCTCACCCCTTTTCCACATTGGATTGTGTCTGTTACCTGCCCACCCTGTCCTGACCACCCTTGCCCTTCTCCTCTCGAAGCTTTTGTCACTGTTATTATTCACCTTTTAATCTGAACACCTGCCAAGCATTCccgtttaatgagacaaacaaggacaggagTCGACTCTTTAATTAATCCAACAATCTCTCTTTATTTAACATTCCAGGTACCAACTCAGACTTAAACAGTTGCAATTCTCTAActcctttactgaactttaactctgaactgaacatcaactttaactgagAATAGACACTACcgggtttaggaaaaccttggccaagaagtaTTCcctatgtagaatctatcttctctctGAAGATTCCTTCAGGGCACGCTTCTTACAATGGTTAACCTCTATAGAGTTGTTGTTGGCGAACAAAGAACTGCATGTGCCTTTTATCGACAATTCCTTCATTTGCTACCAGAGAATTctcagtcatccagccaactgtgtcaCCAAAAAAAAACTGATCACACGGctcgaacatccaatgaaattacttgtgaACAATGCCATTATGCTTAATTCGGATGACATGTCCCTCACATAACAGCAATAAAATTTGATGCCGCTATgtctcgattcccagcttgggtcactgtctgtgcggagtctgcacgttctccccgtgtctgcgtgggtttcctccgggtgctccggtttcctcccacagtctgaaagatgtgctgattaggtacattagccatgttaaaatctccctcagtgtacccaaacaggtgctggagtgtggcgactaggggattttcacagtaacttcattgcagtgttaatgtaagcctacttgtgatactaataaataaactttaaacttattggAAAGTAAATAACTTCCCTTTTTTAGTCAACACAAGAAGCTTCAGGTCATAGTTTCCAGACCAGAACCCTGAACTTTATGACCTGCATTTGGGTTTAATtacaagttgaccaaaaatcccagcatgcttaactctcagccagaatagccattttaaagccaataatgctattattgttgttaaatggcTGTTGTAGTCATTCTTTCTTCATCTACACTATTTTCCTCCACGTTTGCTGCACCTTTTAGTTCTAACGGGTCACTTCTTTCCTCAGGGTGAGAAGGTTTTTCAGGAACTGAAGCAAGCTGCTAAAACACTGAACTTGCGAATCGCTGTCAGTAAACCCTCAAGGTCGCAGAGCCTGAATGACCTGCACATTCTGGAAGAAAATGGTAAGTTTATCAACGCTTCGGACCCTGACGGTCTTCTGGAAGGTTCAGTAACACTGGGGGgaatggggcgacacggtggcacagtggttagcgctgctgcctcacagcgccagggacctgggttcaatcccggcctcgggtcactgtctgtgcggagtctgcacattctccccgtgtgtccatgggtttcctccgggtgctccagtttcctcccacaatccaatgcgggttaggtagattggccatgctaaattgccacttagtgtcagggggactggcacggggaggttacggggataggacctggtgggattgttgtcactgcaggcttgatgggctgaatggcctccttctgcacagtcgggatcctatgaaagatagaacaggctcaatgggctgagtggtctactccGACTCCCACTTCTGATGTTCTTATTGCAATGATGTCTGCACCTCAGAGGCCATCCATTGTCTGTGAGGTGCTTTGGGACGTCCAGGGTCCTGGAAGGCGCTATAGAGATGCAAATCCTTCACTTGGTGCTGACTCCCAAGTCAACACAAGAACATGGGGTCATTGGGTCATGTGTTTTATGTGTTGACAGGAGCCAAGACAGCGGTTGTGGAAATGCGTAGGCTGACTGATGGGGTTCTGCACACCAAATTCTGGATTGTGGACAGGAAGCATGTGTACATTGGAAGCGCCAACATGGACTGGAGATCACTGACCCAGGTACCGAGGGGAAACTGCAGTCCAATCTGAGCGTCAGGGCTCAGGGATCGGAAAGAGTAGGCCTCAGGCTCACCCAACCTAAGACTTCAACCTTAGTTACATAAGGCTGGTGACTACAAACGACTGCTCGgtggaaggggttgggggggatcaTAAGGGATGGGCTTTtgttgtgggtggggtggggtgttatCTTTTGGaatggggtggagagggagattaAGTAGTTACAagttaaaaatagaaacatagaaactagaagcaggagtaggccattcagcccttcgagccttgtCCGCCCtttattatgatcatagctgattatcaaattcaatattctgattccgCCCACCCCCCGCTTCTCCTCATATCCTTATTTTAGTCTTTATTGcagaggggttggagtttaaaaacagggaagttttgttgcagttgtacagggtgttggtgaggcctcacctggaatactgcgtacagttttgttcGCCTTACCTTAAAAAGGAGATAGTaagattggaggcagtccagaggagattcaccagacaaattcctgggaagagggttgtcctatcaagagagactaaatagtctggctctgtattccttgaggtttagaagagtgaggggtgattattcaaacatatataatcccgagggggcttgacaggtagATGGGGAGATGTTTTCATTAgtgggagagtctggaacaaggggatagagctacaagataaagggctgatcatttaaaactgaggtgtggagaaatttctactcgcagaaggtggtgaatgtctggaattctctgccccaatgggtggtggaggctggatcattagaagtatttaaagtggagggtgGATaattatttgatagatcgaggaattgaGGGCAATGGGAAATGGCACAGGAAAGGAGCTGAGGCCGACATAGATTAgccatgaatggcggggcaggtttgaagggcctgtTGGCCACTCCTgtatctatttcttgtgttcttgtgctgTGTAAGGGGCCATTGGAAGGTTAAAAATAGCAGCGATGGAGGGGGAAAGAAATTCGGGGGGGATATTGGGAGCAAAGACGGTATTGTAGAGCCAGGAAAATTGCTCGTCCCTTCAGGCTCCAGACTGAGGGAAATATTTTTCTCACACAATCGTGTTTTCAAATGCCACCATGGCTTCATCCCTGAGCTCACTCACCCACATTCAGTTCCAGATAAATGacaacttgattttaaaattcacattctgATGCCTCCATGAGCACTCCCCacttccctattcctgtaacctcctccagtcacacacccCTCGGAGAAACCTgaactcctctaactctggcctcttgtttcttattcattcatgggacatgggagtcgctggctggaccagcatttatttcccatccctagttacccttgaactgagtgtctcgctcgtccatttcagagggcagttgagagtcaaccacattgctgtgggtcaggggtcacatgtaggccagatcgggtaaggacggcagatttcctaccttaaagggacattagtgaaccagatggggtttttccgacaatcgacaatggtttcatggtcatcagtagattcttaattccagatactttttattgaattcaaattccaccatctgccgtggcgggattcgaacccgggtcccgagaacattagctgagtttctggattaatagtctagcgataataccactgggccatccccTCCCCTTATTTTACATTCCCAATTATAATGGTTCCACCATTGGTCGCCTTGCCTTCCATTGGGAagttcccaagctctggaattccttccctagacATGTCCGCCTCACTACCTCACCTTTCCTCTTTAAGATACTCGTTAAAaccgacctctttgaccaagcttttgatcttacagaggtctataacataatgaggggcacagatcagctagacagtcaatatcttttcccaaaggtaggggagtctaaaactagagggcacaggtttaaggtgagtggggagagatacaaaagggcccagaggggcaattatttcacacagagggtggtgagtgtctggaagaagctgccaggggtagtagtagaggcgggtccaattttatcttttaaaaagcatttagatagttccatgagtaagatgggtatagagggatatgggccaaatgcgagcaattgggattagcttaggggtttaaaaaaaaaaggcgacatggacaagttgggccgaagggcctgtttccatgctgtaaacctctgactctatgacctgacccaatatctcctcatgtggcttgTTGTCACACTtggttttataatgttcctgtgaagcactttggggacCTTTCAttatgttcaaggtgctatataagtggTTGTTATAATTGTATATGTTTGAAGGCGGTCTctttaaggaccccccccccccgcctccagtagGTCTGGTAATGGCTTCCTCAGAAAGCTGGCTGTGGGGTCCGCAGCTTGAGGCATGAACAAGGCAAGCATTTCTTTCAGGTGTGCGCCCTGGCTGCCTATTTTTTGCACCTTTACCAATGACGATGACGTACTTCCAATGAGTCATTGGTGTGCGTGACCCTGCCCGCCATGTTTAGGTGCCCGTTCTGTGCCTGAGAGACAGCTTTAGCTCCTAGCCCAGCCTACGACCCTGGTCGATGCTccggtgcagcactgagggagagccgcgaTGGCAGAGGCGCCACCGGCTTTTGggggaggcctgagactgaggcctGCTTGGTTGGatgtaaaatacttcctgacagaATTGGAGGAAGAGCAGGAGGTGTCCTACTGACCGTCCTTCAACCAAGATCTGGGCACCAATTGGCCTTGCGTTATCTGTACGTCAAGAGCGACTGCGTTTTAACTACATTTTAACTGCTCTCGGGGGAGTCCTGCTGGGGTGACAGTTCGAggcaaatgcaagttcttttcaaTCTGAGTTTTATTTCTTGGACAGGActgggagagggtgggagtggggagcaCAGTTTCCTGTGCGAGTCATTACCTTAAATCTCTTCCGACCTTTCGGCAGGTGAAGGAGCTGGGAGCCATCGTCTACAACTGTAGCAGCCTGGCGGAGGATCTGGGCAAGATCTTTGAAGAGTACTGGACAATTGGTGGGCCCAACAGCAGCCTCCCATCCCCCTGGCCCAGTAATTACTCCACATCCTACAATGCGAACACCTCGATGAAACTGGACCTGAACAACACCTCGGCCAGCGTCTACTTCTCAGTAAGCTTTGCAAACGTGTCGCCTGTTTCTCCCCGAGGTTTACCGGGATccgtgtggggtcacagggagggCGTCGGCAACTTGGTTGGTTGGTTCCTTTAGTCGGTTTGGCACCCGTGTCCTGCAGGTCTTGGCCAGCTCAGTCAGAGGTGGGCAGCACCTGGCCAGACTTGTGGTTTCCCCACTCAGAGTACATCCCTCGCACCAATGCTTCCTCCAGCA
This DNA window, taken from Mustelus asterias chromosome 24, sMusAst1.hap1.1, whole genome shotgun sequence, encodes the following:
- the pld3 gene encoding 5'-3' exonuclease PLD3 — translated: MKLQLIHQKVKAPHPFPDGKGGRSSWGSGLQKIYRDAAVVLMVIIILIVLMMVQLLLSPYTHQMNRKVRISTGAVGAANNPEAGWVDSCSLVLVESIPEGLHFGPNSTRNPSIFEGWMKLLGEAEQSIDIASFYWTMQNNDTHTSEPTANQGEKVFQELKQAAKTLNLRIAVSKPSRSQSLNDLHILEENGAKTAVVEMRRLTDGVLHTKFWIVDRKHVYIGSANMDWRSLTQVKELGAIVYNCSSLAEDLGKIFEEYWTIGGPNSSLPSPWPSNYSTSYNANTSMKLDLNNTSASVYFSSSPPQLCPDGRTDDLSAILSIIDDADEFVYVAVMNYIPVTVFSYPQRYWPEIDRHLRKAAFERKVNVNLLISCWPHSNPSMFPFLRSLAALNRPHFLNVEVKIFVVPSTQEQRRIPYARVNHNKYMVTDKVAYIGTSNWSGDYFENTAGVGLVVKQNGSGKRSQDSTVQKQLQSVFERDWNSPYSKLLDSSGKRSRNCKYI